A portion of the Sulfuricurvum kujiense DSM 16994 genome contains these proteins:
- a CDS encoding dTDP-4-dehydrorhamnose 3,5-epimerase family protein: MDGVILTPLKRIPHPKGDVYHALKQSDNGFHAFGEAYFSTVRQNCIKGWKKHTKMTLNLIVPVGSIEFVLFDDRADSSTKGKFFATVLGPSAYQRLSVPPNVWMAFLGLEEFNLLLNVADLEHDPAEALTLELDAIAYEW; this comes from the coding sequence ATGGACGGAGTGATCCTCACCCCCCTCAAACGTATCCCTCATCCCAAAGGGGATGTGTATCATGCACTCAAACAAAGCGATAACGGTTTTCATGCTTTCGGCGAAGCTTATTTTTCAACCGTCCGTCAAAACTGCATCAAAGGGTGGAAAAAACATACGAAAATGACCCTTAACCTGATCGTCCCGGTCGGATCTATCGAATTCGTCCTTTTTGACGACAGAGCAGATTCTTCCACAAAAGGGAAATTTTTTGCCACCGTTTTGGGTCCAAGCGCCTACCAGCGCCTGAGCGTTCCTCCGAATGTGTGGATGGCGTTCCTGGGATTGGAAGAATTTAACCTGCTTTTGAATGTTGCCGATTTGGAACATGATCCGGCCGAAGCCCTTACTCTTGAGCTGGATGCGATAGCCTATGAATGGTAA
- a CDS encoding NAD-dependent epimerase/dehydratase family protein, translating into MNGKPSILITGATGTIGQAITEQLILLGYTVTVVVRNLKTSKALFDDAVNHVVFDGEAFSPGLDTLRTDIVIHLASYSTSQDEKKEIIRLIDSNIVFVSLLLKELEHSHLKLFVNAGSFSEFHRNDGVLEPTYFYSATKSASCSIIDYFSKLHGFIFVNAVLYSVYGREAKQKKIVDYMIDATRSDQPVPMSEGHQVLDFIHIDDVVGFYLLLIQNYNSLSTPYHMYHIGTGKGTSIHELADIVSRIGGVQPNVLWNGRQARSRDTLKAIADTGGVEKELGWKPSVPLISGLQKYMRVYGRDNAKS; encoded by the coding sequence ATGAATGGTAAACCCTCCATCCTGATTACCGGCGCCACCGGAACGATCGGTCAGGCCATAACCGAACAGCTCATTCTTTTGGGCTACACGGTGACCGTGGTTGTCCGAAATCTTAAAACGTCCAAAGCGCTCTTTGACGATGCCGTGAACCATGTGGTATTTGACGGAGAAGCCTTTTCTCCCGGCCTCGATACTCTGCGCACCGATATCGTCATCCATTTGGCATCCTACTCCACCAGCCAAGACGAGAAAAAAGAGATTATCCGGCTGATCGATTCCAATATCGTATTTGTCTCTTTGCTCCTGAAAGAACTGGAACATTCCCATCTCAAACTCTTCGTCAATGCGGGGTCATTTTCCGAATTTCATCGCAACGACGGAGTTCTCGAACCCACCTACTTTTATTCTGCAACCAAGAGCGCGTCATGTTCTATCATCGACTATTTCAGCAAACTGCACGGCTTTATATTTGTAAATGCCGTTTTATACTCCGTCTACGGCCGAGAGGCAAAACAGAAAAAAATCGTCGACTATATGATCGATGCGACCCGATCCGATCAGCCCGTACCGATGAGCGAAGGGCATCAGGTTTTGGATTTCATCCATATTGACGATGTCGTCGGTTTTTATCTTTTGCTGATTCAAAACTACAACTCTCTTTCGACACCCTATCATATGTACCATATCGGGACCGGCAAAGGGACGAGCATCCACGAACTTGCCGATATCGTCTCCCGCATCGGCGGCGTGCAACCAAATGTGCTGTGGAATGGGCGTCAGGCACGTTCAAGAGATACGCTCAAAGCCATCGCCGATACCGGCGGAGTGGAAAAAGAGCTGGGGTGGAAACCTTCCGTTCCGTTGATATCGGGTCTTCAAAAATACATGCGTGTTTACGGAAGAGACAATGCAAAATCGTAA
- the rfbG gene encoding CDP-glucose 4,6-dehydratase: protein MFKNIYNGKKVLITGHTGFKGSWLSIWLLKLGAKVVGISKDIPTKPSMFEELEIERQITHYQTDIRDLPAVQSIISAEHPDFVFHLAAQPIVSLSYTDPIETLSSNIMGTANVLEALRLSNHPCTAIIITSDKAYDNVEQVWGYREDDKMGGKDIYSGSKGAAELVIKSYFHSFFRSRESQVKIAIGRAGNVIGGGDWAQDRIVVDCMRSWSQNEKVEIRSPDATRPWQHVLEPLSGYLQLGAELHLNVSLHGEAFNFGPRAEQNHTVKQLLEDLSRYWHFDTAMDAFTVTDHIPFHEAGLLKLNCDKALFSLKWHSTLRYEQTIRFTSEWYYDFYRTKGDMYLKTLQQIEEYEHLATKDSLQWTE, encoded by the coding sequence ATGTTCAAGAATATTTATAACGGAAAAAAAGTTCTAATCACCGGGCATACGGGCTTTAAGGGGAGTTGGCTGAGTATCTGGCTGCTCAAACTCGGTGCCAAAGTGGTAGGCATCTCCAAAGACATACCGACAAAGCCTTCGATGTTTGAGGAGTTAGAGATTGAGCGGCAAATCACCCATTATCAAACCGATATCCGGGACCTTCCGGCGGTGCAAAGCATCATCTCCGCCGAACATCCTGATTTCGTCTTTCATCTTGCGGCTCAGCCGATCGTTTCACTCTCGTATACCGACCCTATCGAAACACTCTCCTCCAACATCATGGGGACGGCCAATGTTTTAGAAGCGCTGAGACTATCCAATCACCCCTGTACAGCCATTATCATCACGAGCGACAAAGCCTACGACAACGTTGAGCAGGTTTGGGGATACCGCGAAGACGATAAAATGGGGGGAAAAGATATCTACAGCGGAAGCAAAGGTGCCGCCGAGCTTGTCATCAAATCGTACTTTCACTCCTTTTTCCGTTCGCGCGAGTCTCAGGTCAAAATCGCAATCGGCAGAGCCGGCAATGTGATCGGTGGGGGAGATTGGGCGCAAGATCGGATCGTTGTCGACTGTATGCGCTCATGGAGCCAAAATGAAAAAGTTGAAATTCGAAGCCCCGACGCCACCCGTCCGTGGCAACACGTTTTAGAGCCTCTCAGCGGATACCTTCAGTTGGGGGCGGAACTGCATCTCAATGTCTCTTTGCATGGGGAAGCCTTTAATTTCGGTCCCCGGGCGGAACAAAACCATACGGTCAAACAGCTGCTCGAAGATCTGAGCCGATATTGGCACTTCGATACTGCCATGGACGCGTTTACCGTAACCGACCATATCCCTTTTCACGAAGCAGGCCTTTTAAAACTCAACTGCGACAAGGCCCTTTTTTCTCTGAAATGGCACTCGACGCTCCGTTATGAGCAAACCATCCGCTTCACAAGCGAATGGTATTACGATTTTTATCGCACCAAAGGCGATATGTATCTCAAAACCCTTCAACAAATCGAAGAGTACGAACACTTGGCAACAAAGGATTCACTGCAATGGACGGAGTGA
- a CDS encoding glycosyltransferase family 2 protein has translation MQNRNVKVSVITPVYNGEKFLEETIRSVLNQTFTDFEYLLVNHASTDASGQILQKFQALDDRITIIELSVNKGGPAYPRNEGIKAARGEYIAFVDADDVWKPHKLQTQLDFLDQHPQTDMVYSSADIMDESGNVFPTRKQRFLSGLSYFLSPKNAIFYGNFVNINTVLIRRSTLDTLFPEEKNLVAVEDWMFHIINFQVGMAAAKISVPLIYYRIHSTAMSNRTSDTSYRKIYYMLALLFLESRIPFIHFFLANILNSVKLLRRKLSIAWSSH, from the coding sequence ATGCAAAATCGTAATGTTAAAGTTTCGGTCATAACACCCGTCTATAACGGCGAAAAGTTTTTAGAAGAGACGATTCGTTCCGTTTTAAACCAAACCTTTACCGACTTTGAATACCTCCTCGTCAATCACGCTTCTACCGATGCATCGGGGCAAATCCTCCAAAAATTTCAAGCCTTAGACGATCGAATCACAATCATCGAGCTATCGGTCAATAAAGGAGGCCCCGCATATCCGAGAAACGAAGGGATAAAAGCGGCCCGAGGGGAATATATCGCCTTTGTGGATGCGGACGATGTATGGAAACCGCACAAACTCCAAACCCAACTCGATTTTTTAGATCAACACCCCCAAACCGATATGGTCTACTCATCCGCTGATATTATGGACGAATCCGGCAATGTTTTTCCCACACGGAAGCAACGTTTTCTCTCCGGTCTTTCCTACTTTCTCTCACCGAAAAATGCTATTTTTTACGGTAATTTCGTCAATATTAATACCGTCCTGATACGTCGTTCAACCCTCGATACCCTCTTTCCCGAAGAGAAGAATCTAGTCGCCGTCGAAGATTGGATGTTTCACATCATCAATTTTCAAGTAGGAATGGCTGCAGCCAAGATCTCCGTTCCTCTCATCTATTACCGAATTCATTCTACGGCCATGTCCAACCGTACCTCCGATACCAGCTATCGGAAAATCTATTACATGCTTGCCCTCCTCTTTTTGGAATCTCGTATCCCGTTTATCCATTTTTTCTTGGCAAATATTCTAAATAGCGTTAAACTGTTACGGAGAAAACTATCGATCGCTTGGAGTTCTCATTGA
- the rfbF gene encoding glucose-1-phosphate cytidylyltransferase, producing the protein MKVLLLAGGFGTRLSEETDIRPKPMVEIGGKPILWHIMKIYSTYGFNEFVVLLGYKGYYIKEYFANYFLHQSDVTIDLKNNKMEILNNSSEPWKVTLLDTGLNAMTGSRIKKAQKFVGDEPFMLTYGDGVSDINIEELLRFHRTHGKTLTMMSSQPAGRFGALNIDSDGRVSKFLEKPKGDGNWVNAGFFVCEPNVFDYIDDDETVVFEQEPLQKLAEEGEIFTYQHQGFWKPMDSLKDKNDLNHLWDHGMAPWKIWN; encoded by the coding sequence ATGAAGGTATTGTTACTAGCCGGCGGGTTTGGGACCAGACTCAGCGAAGAGACCGATATCCGTCCCAAACCGATGGTCGAAATCGGAGGAAAACCGATCCTTTGGCACATTATGAAGATTTATTCCACTTACGGATTTAACGAATTTGTAGTTTTGCTCGGATACAAAGGGTATTACATCAAAGAATATTTTGCGAACTATTTTCTCCACCAAAGCGATGTGACCATAGATCTGAAAAACAATAAAATGGAAATTCTGAACAATTCAAGCGAACCGTGGAAAGTGACGCTATTGGATACCGGGCTCAATGCCATGACGGGATCACGGATCAAAAAAGCGCAAAAATTCGTGGGCGACGAACCGTTCATGCTCACCTACGGAGACGGCGTGTCGGATATCAATATCGAGGAACTTCTCCGGTTTCACCGAACACACGGGAAAACGCTCACCATGATGTCTTCTCAGCCGGCAGGCCGTTTCGGCGCATTGAATATTGACAGTGACGGCCGTGTTTCAAAATTTTTGGAGAAACCAAAAGGGGACGGGAACTGGGTCAATGCAGGGTTTTTTGTTTGCGAACCCAACGTTTTTGATTACATTGACGACGATGAGACGGTCGTCTTCGAACAAGAACCGCTGCAAAAACTCGCCGAAGAGGGGGAGATCTTTACCTATCAGCATCAAGGCTTTTGGAAACCGATGGACAGCCTGAAAGACAAAAACGACCTCAACCACTTATGGGATCACGGTATGGCTCCGTGGAAAATTTGGAACTAA
- a CDS encoding HAD family hydrolase: MIRNILFDFDGVILDSMKIKGDGFVELFKAYPERERNELEKYHYANGGVSRFAKIRYFFTHLIHQEISETEVECLANRFGEIIAQKLFDPANLIPETVAFIEHHCAHYNCHIVSGAEERELKNLCNHFKIDHYFKSIHGSPTPKPELVRAVLEHNHYHQDDTILIGDSINDYHAAQANGIRFYGYNNGELKPFGCYLESFNGFRP, translated from the coding sequence ATGATACGAAATATCCTTTTTGACTTCGACGGCGTCATCCTCGACAGTATGAAAATCAAAGGGGACGGATTCGTCGAACTGTTTAAAGCGTATCCCGAAAGAGAGCGCAACGAGCTCGAAAAATACCATTACGCAAACGGCGGAGTGTCGCGCTTTGCAAAAATACGCTATTTTTTTACTCACCTCATTCATCAGGAGATATCCGAAACCGAGGTCGAATGTCTCGCGAACCGATTTGGAGAGATTATTGCCCAAAAGCTTTTCGATCCGGCCAATCTGATTCCCGAAACCGTTGCATTCATCGAACACCATTGTGCCCATTATAACTGCCACATCGTCTCCGGTGCTGAAGAGCGGGAGTTGAAAAATTTGTGTAACCATTTTAAAATCGATCATTATTTTAAATCGATACATGGTTCACCGACCCCAAAACCCGAACTGGTCCGTGCGGTCTTGGAACATAATCATTATCACCAAGACGACACGATCCTGATCGGCGACAGCATCAACGACTACCATGCGGCACAAGCGAATGGGATCCGTTTTTATGGCTATAATAATGGGGAGCTCAAACCGTTTGGGTGTTATCTTGAATCGTTTAACGGATTTCGGCCGTGA